In Porites lutea chromosome 1, jaPorLute2.1, whole genome shotgun sequence, a single genomic region encodes these proteins:
- the LOC140929040 gene encoding uncharacterized protein, which yields MMLGSMTTNVEIYNVSVTSINGDFKMSVTVSKVDKPELMMLENPKYEELMEKYTHLSGVYMDDMDTKPHLPVHLVLGASEYAKIKTSTSPNIGLSGHPVAEKTTLGWTIMSPGHEHETSTTLLTQATSVDFEKLCRLDVLGLADSSANDQDVVYSEFKEQLIRHPDGFYQTGLPWKGGHPPLPTNKSGSLGRLQQLLKKLERTNTYDQYEAIIKEQREEGVVEAIIRENAETPKLRIVYDASARENPSQPSLNDCLHPGPPLQNLLWNVLIRARFYPVLLTADLQKAFLQVCIKEEEPDALRFHWKFKGHSEIQTLRFTRTLFGLTSSPFLLRGVIEQHLKVWEERESELVAQIRKSLYVDEVITGAPTVQQTQKQKEKATKIFSDAQFPLHKWKSNAAELEQPAKLHHNEEQSFAKQQQGTKTTETKLLGLPWDPNADTLSVCFPQEKEETTKRGALSYLAKIYDPLGLVSPMTLRGKFVFRDMCETKQPWDTPFSVELEKSWRKWCIDLPEHMSVKRTIAPFREATDSIQLHPFGDASSKRVYAAVYAVVSQESGTSQGLITSKSRLSKKNLTIPRLELVAGHMAVNLAVNVRNALQSCDPVVHCWLDSTVAFCWIQGSGEYRQFVANQPYTRSDLDLLPSLETDKFLKSLKGFIARRGRPQVIYSDNGSTFKATADWINKVRKEEKFHHYLAKHDIAWRFNLSRAPWWGGQFERLIGVFKSAFRKAVGNGTLTWSELSDILLDIEIAINGRPLSYLEDDVEMLVLTPSSMLHLQPTQLPELSPHHLQETDLRKRAKYLLRCKEAMRSRWLKEYVRSLRERHRRSGGEQTPHPSVGDVVIIQDESQN from the exons ATGATGCTCGGTTCCATGACGACCAACGTGGAGATATATAATGTCAGCGTGACATCAATTAATGGCGATTTCAAGATGAGCGTGACAGTGTCCAAGGTCGACAAACCTGAGCTTATGATGCTGGAAAATCCCAAGTATGAAGAGCTAATGGAGAAGTACACGCACTTGAGTGGTGTTTACATGGACGACATGGACACCAAACCACATCTTCCAGTCCATCTAGTGTTGGGTGCTTCAGAGTATGCAAAGATTAAAACTAGTACTTCACCAAACATTGGCTTGTCAGGTCATCCTGTGGCAGAAAAGACAACACTGGGCTGGACAATCATGTCACCAGGTCACGAACACGAAACCAGCACAACGCTCCTCACCCAGGCAACCAGcgtggattttgaaaagctgtgTCGCTTAGATGTCCTTGGCCTCGCAGACTCATCAGCAAATGACCAAGATGTGGTCTATTCTGAGTTCAAGGAACAGCTGATACGTCATCCGGACGGATTTTACCAAACTGGTCTTCCCTGGAAAGGAGGTCATCCGCCATTGCCTACAAACAAGTCTGGTAGTCTTGGAAGACTTCAGCAGCTTCTAAAGAAACTAGAACGCACCAACACCTATGACCAGTATGAGGCCATTATCAAGGAACAGCGAGAAGAAGGGGTTGTCGA AGCCATAATTCGAGAAAACGCAGAAACACCCAAGTTAAGAATCGTTTACGACGCCTCAGCCAGAGAAAACCCCAGCCAGCCATCTTTGAACGACTGTCTTCATCCCGGACCACCCTTACAGAACCTGCTATGGAACGTCTTAATCAGAGCTCGCTTCTACCCTGTATTGCTAACCGCAGACCTGCAGAAAGCTTTCTTACAAGTATGCATAAAAGAAGAAGAGCCTGACGCCCTAAGATTTCACTGGAAATTTAAAGGACACTCTGAAATACAGACTTTACGATTCACCAGGACCCTGTTCGGGCTTACGTCATCACCTTTCCTGTTAAGAGGGGTTATCGAGCAGCATTTGAAAGTGTGGGAAGAGCGAGAGTCAGAGTTAGTCGCTCAAATCAGGAAAAGCCTCTACGTCGATGAGGTAATCACTGGAGCACCGACAGTACAACAAACTCAGAAGCAGAAAGAAAAGGCGACCAAGATCTTCAGCGATGCTCAATTCCCCCTACACAAATGGAAGTCAAACGCGGCTGAGTTAGAACAGCCTGCTAAACTACACCACAATGAAGAACAGAGCTTCGCAAAGCAACAACAAGGAACCAAGACCACCGAAACGAAGCTACTGGGATTACCTTGGGACCCAAATGCAGACACGTTGAGCGTTTGTTTTCcgcaagaaaaagaagaaacaaccAAGAGGGGCGCCCTCtcttatttagccaaaatatatGACCCACTGGGGCTAGTATCACCCATGACGCTTCGCGGCAAGTTTGTATTCAGAGACATGTGTGAAACAAAGCAACCTTGGGACACGCCTTTCTCAGTAGAGTTAGAGAAGAGCTGGAGGAAGTGGTGTATCGATCTTCCGGAACACATGAGTGTGAAGCGCACAATTGCACCATTCAGAGAAGCAACTGATTCTATCCAACTCCACCCCTTCGGAGATGCAAGCTCAAAACGGGTCTACGCGGCGGTCTACGCAGTTGTCAGCCAAGAGTCAGGAACCTCTCAGGGTCTCATCACTTCTAAGTCACGGCTGTCAAAGAAGAACCTAACTATTCCCAGACTGGAGTTAGTTGCAGGCCATATGGCGGTTAACCTGGCTGTAAACGTTCGTAATGCACTGCAAAGTTGTGATCCTGTTGTTCACTGTTGGTTAGACAGCACAGTTGCCTTTTGCTGGATTCAAGGCAGTGGAGAATACCGCCAGTTCGTTGCAAACCAA CCTTACACGAGGAGCGATCTCGATCTCCTCCCTAGCCTAGAGACAGACAAGTTTCTCAAAAGTTTGAAAGGGTTCATAGCCAGGCGTGGTCGCCCGCAGGTGATCTACTCCGACAATGGAAGCACTTTTAAGGCCACTGCTGATTGGATTAACAAAGTCCGAAAGGAAGAGAAATTCCACCACTACCTTGCCAAGCATGACATTGCCTGGAGATTTAACCTCAGCCGAGCCCCATGGTGGGGTGGCCAATTCGAAAGGCTCATAGGCGTTTTCAAGTCTGCCTTTCGTAAAGCAGTGGGTAATGGAACCTTAACCTGGAGCGAATTGTCTGACATCCTACTCGATATAGAAATTGCCATAAATGGTCGCCCACTGAGTTACCTTGAGGATGATGTTGAGATGCTAGTGCTTACACCAAGCTCTATGCTGCACCTTCAACCAACCCAGCTCCCCGAGCTAAGTCCACACCACCTTCAGGAGACAGATCTTAGGAAGAGAGCCAAGTACCTCCTTCGGTGTAAAGAAGCGATGCGGTCTAGGTGGTTGAAAGAGTACGTGCGGAGTTTAAGAGAGCGGCACAGAAGAAGTGGGGGAGAGCAGACCCCACACCCCTCAGTCGGAGACGTAGTGATTATACAGGACGAGTCTCAAAATTGA
- the LOC140929059 gene encoding uncharacterized protein: MASSHRAPKQWCLSKVETINSFENWKQNLLYTLSLDSNFAPFLADGVQWLKKTKAQPLRGLEADGDSIPLARRLTARQKVNFLELMLGQIANYCPIISRSTLVKNSTSLEYIWQTIRQHFGFQATGAQFIDFSDIHLAADERPEDLYQRLMAFVEDSLLRANDLTHHGEHVAEDEELTPTLENFVVLTWLRLIHPSLPRLVKQRYGTELRSRTLASIKPEISQALSSLLEEIRASDDAKILRAAVADDFRRPRPGGRSDPKTRTRQPRQDKVCPLCKQAGRSNTNHFLSQCTFLPDNDRRFMVKARQIVGILDDKQDTNFDLDPDPPCPETTLPTPDVVAYRVQTRQSPYMDVFHGHRVVRITIDSGATGNMIRHSTATSTTVRRAFVLRAPTPSKTVWPGEFLEVQLPDDAPPDSEYALEPRTDAPSLRNLKPSQLWPPPGVVSSVVRAIRIPNLSAEPRTLKRHEHFCQVTPVFEPKEESPTSQPPTQHPLPPFPASHSSSVQVDPDRILPEAVRATFQSLLSEYDSVFDPQFPGYNGSAGPYQAKVNMGPVEPPQRKGRLPQYARDKLVELQEKFDHLEQLGVFQRPEDVGITVEYLNPSFLVKKPNGGSRLVTAFADVGRYSKPQPSLLPDVDSTLRRIAQWSHIIVTDLTSAFYQIPLAKESMKYCGVATPFKGVRVYVRSAMGMPGSETALEEVMCRVLGPLLQDGSVAKIADDLYCDSNTPQELLHNWKRVLQALHKCNLHLSAHKTIISPKTTTILGWIWNAGSLSASPHRLNTLATYPEPNTVARLRSFIGAYKVLSRVIPRCSSYLAPLDAVAAGRPSQESINWTDNLRAAFRSAQNALSSALTITLPRPEDQLWIVTDGAVRDPGLGATLYLTRGDKLCVSGFFSAKLRGSQTTWLPCEVEALSIAAATKHFSPYLIQSVKKACILTDSKPCVQAYEKLCRGEFSASPRVSTFLSVVSRYQASVRHVSGAAILPSDFASRNAAACDNETCQVCSFISRTRDSVVRAVSVQDVLQGNVRLPFTSRPAWVSVQSECPDLRRTHAHLVQGTRPSKKLTNIKDVKRYLQVASVADDGLLVVRRHEPLSPSRECIIVPRQALDGLLTALHLQLSHPSCHQLKMVVKRYLYALDLDQAVSRVSDGCHSCAAIRSSPTARIDQSTSPPPVAIGRSFAADVIKRSRQLIFVLRETVTSYTSSVFLEDERHQTLRDAIVKLCLELRPMDGPPAVIRTDPAPGFKALVNDPLLKKHRITIELGQAKNPNKNPVAERAVQELEAELLRQEPLGGAVSPLTLAVATSALNSRIRSRGLSSLEMWTQRDQFSNQQLPLADDHLIALQHEHRLSNHPHSEGSKAPLHNRRPTPVIDVGDLVYLHSDRNKSRARDRYLLVAIDPPFCDIKKFIGSQLRSSSYHVKLTECFKVPSDLAGPSHPPRRCRGHDSDDDDDPDITPHPPPSLPDIPDAISASAQHLSNTPPYVTPPAPTVPLDRIMDDTAAQPSCPEDSSLEKTVVSADPVPPGLRRSSRTRRRPARFEDYDTEL; the protein is encoded by the exons ATGGCGTCTTCTCACCGCGCACCGAAACAGTGGTGCCTTTCCAAGGTGGAAACTATTAATAGCTTCGAGAATTGGAAGCAAAATCTGCTTTACACATTATCATTGGACAGCAACTTCGCTCCCTTCCTAGCCGATGGCGTTCAATGGTTAAAAAAAACCAAAGCCCAACCACTTCGAGGACTCGAAGCCGATGGCGATTCCATACCTCTTGCTCGACGCCTCACCGCCCGACAAAAAGTCAACTTTCTCGAGCTGATGCTCGGTCAGATTGCGAATTACTGCCCTATCATCTCCCGAAGCACTTTGGTGAAAAATTCAACGTCACTCGAATACATCTGGCAAACTATTCGCCAACACTTTGGCTTCCAGGCCACCGGCGCTCAATTTATCGATTTTTCTGACATACACCTCGCAGCGGATGAGCGCCCTGAGGATCTGTATCAACGCCTCATGGCTTTTGTGGAAGATTCCTTACTTCGCGCCAACGATTTAACTCACCATGGCGAACATGTTGCAGAGGATGAGGAACTAACCCCTACCCTAGAAAACTTTGTCGTTCTTACTTGGTTGCGACTCATTCACCCCAGTCTCCCTCGTTTAGTCAAGCAACGTTACGGCACGGAGTTGAGGTCTCGCACCCTTGCCTCAATTAAACCCGAGATCTCTCAGGCACTTAGCTCTCTCCTCGAGGAAATCCGCGCTTCAGATGATGCTAAGATTCTACGTGCCGCGGTAGCTGATGATTTTCGTCGCCCCCGTCCGGGTGGCAGGAGTGACCCTAAGACCCGCACCAGACAGCCCCGTCAGGACAAGGTCTGTCCCTTATGTAAGCAAGCCGGTCGCTCTAACACCAACCACTTCCTCAGTCAGTGTACCTTCCTCCCTGACAATGACAGGCGCTTCATGGTAAAAGCGAGACAGATCGTCGGCATACTGGACGACAAACAAGACACCAACTTCGACCTTGATCCTGATCCACCCTGTCCTGAAACCACTTTGCCTACTCCTGACGTTGTTGCCTACCGTGTCCAGACCCGCCAATCTCCTTATATGGATGTCTTTCATGGTCACCGTGTTGTACGTATCACCATCGACAGCGGAGCAACTGGAAATATGATCCGCCACTCCACCGCGA CTTCCACAACCGTCCGCAGAGCCTTTGTTCTCCGTGCTCCTACTCCCTCCAAGACTGTTTGGCCCGGTGAATTCTTGGAAGTTCAGCTCCCTGACGATGCCCCCCCTGATTCAGAGTATGCGCTTGAACCCCGCACTGATGCACCTAGTTTACGTAATCTCAAGCCCTCTCAGCTGTGGCCGCCACCGGGTGTCGTTTCCAGCGTTGTGCGTGCAATCCGCATACCAAACCTGTCAGCCGAACCCCGAACGCTTAAGCGTCACGAACACTTCTGCCAGGTCACCCCTGTCTTCGAACCAAAAGAGGAGTCACCGACAAGTCAGCCTCCTACTCAGCATCCGCTACCTCCCTTTCCTGCTAGCCACTCTTCATCCGTCCAGGTAGACCCAGACCGCATTCTCCCTGAGGCTGTCAGAGCCACCTTCCAATCTCTGCTCAGTGAGTACGACTCCGTATTTGACCCTCAGTTCCCAGGTTATAATGGATCCGCAGGTCCTTACCAAGCAAAGGTCAACATGGGCCCTGTCGAGCCCCCACAGCGGAAAGGCCGCCTCCCCCAATATGCCCGCGATAAGCTCGTAGAACTCCAAGAGAAGTTCGACCACCTAGAGCAGCTTGGCGTCTTCCAGCGCCCTGAAGATGTTGGTATCACTGTAGAATACCTGAACCCTTCTTTCCTTGTGAAAAAGCCGAACGGCGGGTCTCGTCTTGTCACTGCCTTCGCTGACGTAGGCCGGTACAGTAAACCCCAACCATCCTTGCTGCCTGACGTGGACTCCACCCTGCGCCGCATCGCCCAGTGGTCTCATATCATCGTCACAGACCTGACAAGTGCCTTTTACCAAATACCTTTGGCTAAAGAGTCCATGAAGTATTGCGGCGTTGCTACTCCGTTTAAAGGAGTACGAGTCTACGTTCGTTCCGCTATGGGTATGCCCGGATCGGAAACTGCCCTTGAAGAGGTTATGTGCCGCGTTCTAGGCCCACTACTACAAGATGGATCCGTTGCCAAAATCGCTGATGATCTGTACTGCGACAGCAACACACCCCAAGAGCTACTCCACAACTGGAAGAGGGTCCTACAGGCCCTACACAAGTGCAACCTGCATTTGTCTGCCCACAAGACCATCATCAGTCCCAAAACTACCACTATTCTCGGCTGGATCTGGAATGCTGGCTCCCTTTCCGCCAGTCCTCACCGTCTTAACACCCTCGCCACGTACCCCGAGCCGAACACTGTTGCTCGCTTAAGATCCTTCATTGGCGCTTACAAAGTTCTTTCCCGTGTTATTCCAAGGTGCTCCAGTTACCTCGCTCCACTGGATGCTGTAGCAGCCGGTCGCCCTTCTCAGGAATCTATTAACTGGACCGATAATCTCAGGGCCGCATTCCGTAGTGCTCAGAACGCCCTTTCCTCTGCACTCACCATCACGTTACCCAGACCCGAGGACCAGTTATGGATTGTCACTGATGGAGCCGTCCGGGACCCTGGATTAGGGGCCACCCTCTACCTAACGCGCGGAGATAAGTTATGTGTCTCTGGCTTCTTCAGCGCCAAGTTACGGGGCTCCCAAACAACGTGGCTTCCGTGCGAGGTCGAAGCCCTCTCCATCGCAGCGGCAACTAAGCACTTTAGCCCGTATCTTATTCAGTCCGTCAAAAAGGCCTGCATTCTCACTGACAGTAAGCCTTGCGTTCAAGCCTATGAGAAGCTCTGCCGCGGGGAGTTTTCTGCCAGCCCCCGTGTCTCCACCTTCTTGTCTGTCGTGAGTCGTTACCAAGCATCAGTCAGGCACGTCTCCGGCGCTGCTATCCTCCCGTCAGACTTCGCAAGCCGAAACGCCGCCGCCTGTGACAACGAGACCTGTCAGGTGTGCTCGTTCATTTCTCGAACCAGGGACTCTGTTGTCCGAGCCGTTTCTGTTCAAGATGTCCTCCAAGGCAATGTTCGCCTTCCCTTTACCAGCCGGCCTGCCTGGGTGTCTGTTCAGTCTGAGTGCCCAGATCTACGCCGTACCCACGCTCACCTCGTCCAGGGTACGAGACCGTCCAAAAAGCTCACTAACATCAAGGACGTCAAACGTTATTTACAAGTTGCGTCAGTTGCAGATGATGGCCTCCTTGTTGTGCGGCGTCATGAACCCTTGTCACCATCTAGAGAATGCATCATTGTCCCACGCCAAGCTTTGGACGGCCTTTTGACTGCCCTTCACCTACAACTCAGCCACCCGTCTTGTCACCAGTTGAAAATGGTCGTCAAACGCTATCTATACGCTCTCGATCTGGACCAGGCTGTCTCCCGTGTCTCTGACGGGTGCCACTCCTGTGCAGCAATCCGCAGCTCTCCAACCGCACGTATTGACCAGTCCACTTCTCCTCCACCCGTCGCTATTGGTCGGTCCTTCGCCGCAGACGTCATCAAACGTTCTCGCCAGCTCATCTTTGTCCTCCGCGAGACTGTCACCTCTTACACTTCCAGTGTATTTCTTGAGGACGAGCGTCATCAAACGTTACGCGACGCCATTGTAAAGCTCTGCTTAGAATTGCGCCCTATGGATGGCCCACCTGCCGTGATCCGTACTGACCCTGCCCCTGGCTTTAAGGCTCTCGTTAACGACCCTCTCTTAAAGAAGCATAGAATTACAATTGAGCTTGGTCAGGCCAAAAATCCCAACAAGAATCCCGTAGCTGAGAGAGCAGTCCAGGAGTTGGAAGCGGAACTTCTCCGCCAGGAGCCTTTAGGCGGTGCCGTTTCGCCCCTCACTCTAGCCGTAGCCACTTCTGCCTTGAACTCTCGTATCCGTTCACGTGGCCTATCCTCGCTAGAAATGTGGACACAGCGGGACCAGTTTTCCAACCAGCAGTTACCCCTTGCCGACGACCATTTAATTGCGCTCCAGCACGAGCATCGTCTGTCCAACCACCCCCACAGTGAGGGCTCCAAAGCCCCATTGCACAACAGGCGTCCTACTCCTGTAATTGATGTTGGTGACCTAGTGTACCTTCATTCCGATCGGAACAAGTCTCGAGCCCGCGACCGCTACCTTCTTGTAGCCATAGATCCCCCATTCTGTGATATCAAAAAGTTCATTGGATCCCAGTTACGCAGCTCGTCTTACCACGTCAAACTTACTGAGTGCTTCAAGGTCCCTTCCGACTTGGCTGGTCCCTCACATCCTCCTCGCCGGTGCCGCGGTCATGACTCAGATGACGATGACGATCCTGATATCACACCTCACCCCCCACCCTCGCTGCCTGACATCCCTGATGCTATCTCTGCTTCAGCCCAGCATCTATCTAACACTCCTCCCTATGTTACACCACCTGCTCCCACCGTTCCTCTCGACCGCATCATGGACGACACAGCTGCCCAGCCATCTTGCCCTGAGGACTCCTCTTTGGAGAAGACAGTCGTTTCAGCAGACCCCGTCCCTCCTGGCCTGCGGAGATCATCTCGCACGAGACGTCGTCCTGCGCGTTTTGAAGATTATGATACTGAGCTATAG